The window AAACTAAATCAGTGAGTAAGCTGTGGGAGTTTCCAGAACACGCAAGAATGGACGCTCTTTCTTGGGATTGGGTGTATTTTTGgtgcaaacaacaaaaatagaAACGACTTCACCTCTAGGCTCGTGTTTATAgtacaattatttttaaatttaaaaccaTTTTGTTGTCCTTTCAAACTGCTTTTAGTGCGTACACGCTAAGACACTTTATTGCACTGCATTGTTTACACATTTCACGTTATACTTATCCCCTTAATATCATgtcatattttttattctttttcttctctgttttcttccttaaaaatatatttagtatgaaattttcaaatattttagtaGTTATTTGAAAGTTAAATGTATACTTATTGTTAGTAATTGGACTTCAGATTCGTTTTACCGCATTAAGACatttgttttatcatattttatTCGACTTAACTGTATACCTTTCTATATATTTAATCTATTTGCtgtatgtttattttgtttaacaaaaaaaaatcaaaattgaaGATAAATTAAGCATTTATCTTACATTTTCTGCGTTGTGTATATCAAAAAACTAACCTCACATTAACCTTGCATTTTTCAAGGTGTTTTGTGCAATATCGGTAATGtccacaaagaaaaaatattcaaCTATATTTAGTATAGTTTTCATTGAAATTGCGGCACTGAAGCTATATGCTTAGAtctgttttgttgttctttcaTAAGATGATTACGTTTTCAGGAATTTCATTTGGCATATGTAAAGTAAATTCGTTAAAAATAGATTTataataaaaaagagatttcttttAGTTGTACaattaaaggaaaacatttatacctaaagtatttgaatttatttgttACGATAAAAGAAAATAGTTTCTCTGACTTTGGGTGGTACTTACAATACCACCCAAAGTCCACTGGAGGTCACTGTTTCTTAACTGAATTATATTAAGACCGATGAATACTCTTAGATAACGTAACTGTTCAGAAATTTACCATACATGTTCTTTTACATAAATTGTGTAACTAGTTAAAGTTTCCTCAAATAAATCtgacagggctctagactaactttttgccacggTTGCACCGGTGCGCCTAACTTAAAGTTAGAcgcaccggcacaaaagttaggcgcactcaaatttttcaaccgcatcgcttaacaccgcagttttacatgtgcactttttggGGAATtgcagtccatacagacaatattcatttctaaatgattaactaacaaacttgtacttaaagtgctttggcaatattttagaaaatgttaaacttaatcatcatctcggcctcctctgatgacctgttgcatgctgctgaaagacagtggggagaggggacacgtgggcagtgcatttattgcagcatataatgtgttttctggatacactgtgctttttcagcgttcaaagattgatggcaccgtgtcagagcactgcctatgaatttcagacggatcaggacttaacttaacaaaaagttatcaatagttcttttcatcttttcttattacccacagctacatccacttctgtcgggcctaggctgctcactagggctgggtatcatcactgatttctataatccattcgattccggttctcaaagtcctgattcgattcaattttgcctcagacagtcagaaatattataattctgatcagtactgatacatgtgagacttcatcagaattgtgaacatcacagcagatgcctttgtgtgaaagtaattgagaataaaacacagaaaaacatgaaggagatttttctggcctggctttttatagcagataaccttaaaaataatctgcaatattctaattttgcataattttaaaaagtttaaatttcttcagtattgaacagcagaaattagccTTTCTTGTCCGAAgacatttaagttaaaaaaaaaaaagaaaagaaaagaaaaagacagctgccgacagcgctgtaaacaacggtagattGGTGGGTAATACgccaatgaataatgcagaaaacagagatttgagacgggaaactgttcttgaagtacacagagagagagagagagagctgtgcatgaagtgtgatttttttttatcgtggtggaagcaaaacagcaaaagtcagagggaattcatgaccatgtttatcaaatgttaagggtagtttgctgcttcgtttgctgctggctcggtgaattttggttggagagagacaaaacctgcagctcagaatcagcgcaaaaagaggtaaacacagagcggaccccacgcatcagaatcggtgagctccgacagcgtgtccgtctaCGGGCCATCGGGTGAGAAagcgagaaagacaaagctgattctgatgtatcgggtccgctctgtgtttacgtctttgtgtggaatccgtgtacctgctctcatttgctgtttggtggttgttgaaatagttttgtgaactttaatctgagaatctggcatttctggcaaaacacagttatatttaaaagtcgattcaggatttaatgaatcgatatcgctttattcaagctactcacctctctatCCACCTGCATTTCAAATTGACCACGCCAATCACAGAGGTCCCGCCCCTAACTCTCtgtgattggtttagtccaggataggggcataatgtgtgtctgttgttgaccacatggagagttgcagagatttttttttttttgtcacccgAACAGTCTAGAGCCCTGTCTGATAAAAGAAGTGGGGttattgattattgattatGTAACCAAATAAGTCCCTGCAACAAGGGCATGTGGTTAGTTTGCCAGAACAGCAGAATTTAAAAATGTCACCCCAGCTCCACCACAGTTTTATACTGCATGGGCCAAAAGGAAAGTCAGGTTTAACATGATATTAATCAGTTGTAGAACTCATACAGCATAGTACAATTCTTCTAATTTAACACTGTTATTATCCGCTTGAGGAATTAGTTTCACTATGACTGTGAAAAAAACGTTTCAGTTGTGTAATGGCCTGACTTTAAACTGTTTCCGTTTACAGTGAACCTGTTATGAGAAATGATTTGACCTCACAAGTGtgattagtttcagttcatGAGGTTAACATTTCTGCCAAACTAACTACAGTTTGATAAAAATCTATCAAATTATCAAATTTGCTCAGTTTTTGTCATTACAAATTTAGCAACAAGTGACATCTTCAGGTGTATTTTTCTAATTATGTTTAATTATTGCCTTCGGAAGACATACATACAGAAAGAGTGATCTGTAAAATTTCCATAGTTTAAAGGCAGTTTAAACACAGTTTATAAGGGCACAGCATTGGGGAACAAGTAATCTAGTTAATctaatatatcccacccactaacagATGCTATGATGAAGCTATAATCAGCTGTCATACTCTTATCCCAGATTGGTGTATGGTTCACTTTATGTGTATTCATCACTCGTCATCATTCCTTAGAAGGCtgacaaatgttttcttttttactaagGTTAAAGTTGACAGTCTCCCCTCATTTTTTACACATTAGGCCACTCTTTTTCTAATAATCGTCTCTCAAATGGCAGACTTGTAATGCTTGTGTAAAAGTGTAATACAAATATAATCATCTAAAAGAGGATGAGAATTTCATTTATTCACATCTGCTTTGACATCCATATTTTAGCTATAGCCAATGattgaacaaaaataaaaaaaaaaaaccaaacaaactgcaACAATCAATGTTGATTTTCTGTGAAACTCACATTGAAATTACACTTAAAGTGTGTCAGATAAAAATGATGTTCACACATCCAGCATTAACTTAAAAGAAGTGCCATAACAAAATGATAAACCCACCGCCTATGTTAAGGTGGAACTGACACTTTTCTAAAAGTAAACTTAAAACTAAAAAACCACagggtaagaaaacagaactgGGTTTTGTTGTTGACTGTGTGATAAGATTCTTAAGTACTCAATATTATCCCTTTCCTGTAAGCTGTCCCTCCTGTTAGGGAGGGAATTATGGAAATTATGACAAGTACAACATGTTGTCACATATTCCTTAAAGGGTTGTGCAAGAATTTTAGTATCTGTTCAATTTAACTATAAGAGGAAATGAATCCTGCTTTTACGGCACTTATTTTGCTCTTGATGCCGAAATCACTTCGAGCACATCAAATTGCAGCATGAACCACTCAGTTGAGTTGTCTCCTTCAGAGGAGTTTGATGGCAGCACAGCAGTGGCGTGTGTGATCCTCGGTTTGTCCTTCCTGATTGGAGCTCCTGGGAACCTGCTGGTGATCTGGACCATCCTGAGACATGTCAAGCAGCGCTCCCATACTGTGGTGATCATTCTGCACTTGGCTGTTGCGGACCTGCTGGTTTTCATCACCCTGCCTCTATGGATCTACTCTCTGGCTCACACTTGGGTGTTTGGAGCGGTATTGTGCAAGACCTTAGTGTACACTGTGACTGTGTGCATGTTCAGCAGCATCTTCTTGATCACTGTTATGAGCGTGGAGCGCTTTCTTGCCATCTGTCATCCATTTCTGATGATGCGCTGGAAGACaaaaagcaatataaaaatatgtcttGTACTTTTGTGGCTTCTTGCTTTCCTTCTAGGAGTGCCTGCCTTAACACAGAATCTGGAAGAAACTGATGGAAATGTGCAATGTTTCACCAGGGAATTACACTCTGACACCAACACAATTATCGTCCTTTGCCTAGAAACCTTGTTGGGCTTTATAGTTCCTTTCATTGTTCTTAGTATCTGCTACTGTCTAGTAGCTGCAGAGATCAAGAAGATGAGTTTCAATTCAAAAGAGAAATCCATGGTTCTCATCCATGTTGTAGTGATTGCTTTCACAGTGTGCTGGTTGCCTTACCACGTTATCAACATTGTTGATCTGATTTGTATCTTAAGCTGGCCAGACACTGACGACAACTGTGTATCAAAGCCTATCATCTTCATAGCTGGTGCCCTGGTTTTCATCAGTAGTTCAGTAAATCCTGTGTTATATACCTTATTTGCAAAGAACCTACAAGGGAGTCTGGAAGAGTCCCGACTAGTGAGGCTATTTAAGGAAATAGCCACTAACACAAACAAAGTGAGGGAGCTGGCAGTGCAACAGCAGACAGACCAGAGGGCAGCAAGTACAAAAGAAGAGCTGCTATCTGACTGTGTGTGAAAGACTGTGATGATGGTAAAATGTGACACTTGTCATTTACTATTAATTATGAAGgattaaatgaaaatgtactCATATTATTGCCATGTGTTGTACTCCTCCattgttttttatgtatatatatttttttaattcacgtAATGCAGTCAAAATACATAACTTTGAACTTGTGTTTTGAGAAATGTctgtgataatttttttttttttgaacatttGATATTGTCCACTATTGTGTAAGGTGTTCTGTTTGTTATCCtacctgaaaaaataaaaacagtgctaCTGATAACTGCTCCAAATGTCATTTTGACTGCTGTGACTACTGTATCGTTCTATCAAACTTAAATGTAATGCACAATTTCTtcactatttctgccaaatactGAAACAAAACCATTAATTCCGGTCAACCATACGTATAGTCTTTTGAAAAAGTCTAATGTCTGAACATGTTCGTAAGTAAATTATATTTCCACCTGTATGTGCCATCATCCTTCATCATATTTTCCTAGCAAGCTGATGAATATTTCTTGGCTCACTGAAATGAAAGCTGAGAATCTCTCTGTTGTTTACGTATTAGGTAACACCTTTTCCAGTAATGCTGCATGCCATGTAAAGACctgcaaatgaaacaaaaacagaaatacagagCAGAGaatccattttaattttaattttacaatTCCTTAGTGACAAAGGTAGAAtgtgtttggaaataattcataATCTGCTAGTTTTTGTATGTGCTAGTGGTTCTCTAAGTCTAAGACAGTGGTTGTCAAACTGTGGGTAAGACAGctaggtttaaaaaaatgaagtgaaagtaacataaaaaaaaaacaaaagtcaggGGAAATAAACAGAAGAAGAGCTTTTTGTTGCTTTGTATTACTGTTAATTGAGTCATTTCCTattttaatcttgtttttagtgttgaggttttagcaaaaaaaaaaaattaaggtgTGGAGTGTGAACTTTTTTCGGTTTCTGAATGTGAACTTTTGTTTTGGCCTATGATGT is drawn from Oreochromis aureus strain Israel breed Guangdong linkage group 1, ZZ_aureus, whole genome shotgun sequence and contains these coding sequences:
- the LOC116314714 gene encoding delta-type opioid receptor-like; the protein is MNHSVELSPSEEFDGSTAVACVILGLSFLIGAPGNLLVIWTILRHVKQRSHTVVIILHLAVADLLVFITLPLWIYSLAHTWVFGAVLCKTLVYTVTVCMFSSIFLITVMSVERFLAICHPFLMMRWKTKSNIKICLVLLWLLAFLLGVPALTQNLEETDGNVQCFTRELHSDTNTIIVLCLETLLGFIVPFIVLSICYCLVAAEIKKMSFNSKEKSMVLIHVVVIAFTVCWLPYHVINIVDLICILSWPDTDDNCVSKPIIFIAGALVFISSSVNPVLYTLFAKNLQGSLEESRLVRLFKEIATNTNKVRELAVQQQTDQRAASTKEELLSDCV